The following proteins come from a genomic window of Thermococcus sp. EP1:
- a CDS encoding ATP-binding protein, with the protein MEAREKRLIFPFSAIVGQEKAKLALLCVAVNPLIGGVLLKGDKGTGKSTLVRALANVLPEIEVVADCSFNCNPMNPLEMCDSCYERYENGEELPTSKRKMRVVDLPLSVTIDRLVGTIDVERFLKEGKKALQPGILAEANRGVLYIDEVNLLDDYIADSLLDAAAMGWNTIEREGISFRHPARFILVGSMNPEEGDLRPQILDRFGLCVEVSAPMNPEDRIEIVKRVEEFHEDPISFYKKFESEEKKLTEKIVKAKELLPKVEISDDLLKLLAETVINLSIKTNRAEITTIKTAKAIAALNGRRRVSLEDLEKAMELALPHRLRDRPFQKPPQMKPPKPKDDKKHNHDHKHNHKHEHKKEEKSERRNQKSRSQGIGNLEQNFRSSEAKIPKIESKNFGSNDFTGYRSSRDVSITVVNFPKGIPVSYLPPKDEIRDVDFYNSTIWAVLNGKKPPIKLELKDVRVRVRKAKAPTLWVLLLDSSGSMAVKRRISIAKGIAEKLVENGYIKKSKMALIVAKGKEAEVFVSPTKNYWEVFEKIESVPTGGRTPLSSALYNLLLLANRERMKDKSVKVRAFLITDGKANVPLFGKRIKDEIIELAKALRKKGIELNIYDTNGKGINPGISYVPVLKEVANAKVFKV; encoded by the coding sequence ATGGAAGCTCGTGAAAAACGCTTAATCTTCCCATTTTCTGCAATAGTCGGGCAGGAAAAGGCTAAATTAGCCTTACTCTGTGTAGCGGTTAATCCGCTAATAGGCGGAGTTTTATTGAAAGGAGACAAAGGAACGGGGAAATCGACCCTGGTTAGGGCTCTGGCCAACGTTTTGCCCGAGATTGAAGTTGTGGCAGATTGTTCGTTCAACTGCAATCCAATGAACCCATTAGAGATGTGCGACAGCTGTTATGAGAGATATGAAAATGGGGAAGAGTTGCCCACGTCAAAGAGGAAGATGCGCGTTGTTGATTTGCCTTTGAGCGTTACAATAGACAGATTAGTCGGAACAATTGATGTGGAGCGCTTTTTAAAGGAGGGCAAAAAAGCTTTGCAGCCGGGAATATTAGCGGAAGCTAATAGGGGAGTGCTTTACATCGATGAGGTCAATCTCTTAGATGACTACATAGCTGATTCACTCTTAGATGCTGCAGCAATGGGATGGAACACAATAGAGAGGGAAGGTATCTCATTTAGACATCCAGCCCGCTTTATCTTAGTTGGAAGCATGAACCCAGAGGAAGGGGACTTAAGACCCCAAATTCTCGATAGATTTGGTCTATGCGTTGAGGTCTCAGCACCAATGAACCCAGAGGATAGGATAGAGATAGTTAAAAGAGTAGAAGAATTCCATGAAGACCCAATAAGCTTCTACAAGAAGTTTGAGAGCGAAGAGAAAAAGCTTACAGAAAAGATTGTTAAAGCGAAGGAACTTTTGCCTAAAGTTGAAATAAGCGATGATTTGTTAAAGCTTTTAGCTGAGACTGTGATTAATTTAAGTATAAAGACCAACAGGGCTGAAATCACTACAATAAAAACTGCAAAAGCAATAGCCGCTTTAAACGGAAGGAGAAGGGTTTCCTTAGAGGACTTAGAGAAAGCTATGGAATTAGCTTTACCGCACCGTCTAAGGGATAGACCTTTTCAAAAGCCACCTCAAATGAAGCCTCCAAAGCCTAAAGATGATAAGAAGCACAATCATGATCATAAGCACAACCATAAGCATGAGCACAAGAAGGAAGAAAAAAGCGAAAGGAGAAACCAAAAGTCTCGAAGTCAAGGAATCGGAAATTTAGAGCAAAATTTTCGCTCAAGCGAAGCCAAAATTCCAAAAATAGAAAGCAAAAACTTTGGGAGCAACGACTTTACAGGCTACCGCTCTTCAAGGGACGTTAGCATTACTGTGGTAAACTTTCCAAAGGGAATTCCCGTCTCTTATCTACCCCCAAAAGATGAAATAAGGGATGTTGATTTTTACAACTCGACTATTTGGGCAGTGTTAAATGGCAAGAAGCCACCAATAAAGCTTGAGCTAAAGGATGTCCGCGTTAGGGTTAGGAAGGCAAAGGCTCCTACGCTCTGGGTTTTGCTCTTAGACTCAAGCGGAAGTATGGCTGTGAAGAGAAGAATAAGCATTGCAAAGGGGATAGCGGAAAAGCTGGTCGAGAACGGCTATATCAAGAAGTCAAAAATGGCTTTGATAGTTGCAAAGGGCAAAGAAGCAGAAGTTTTTGTTTCGCCAACTAAGAACTACTGGGAAGTGTTTGAAAAAATAGAAAGTGTCCCAACTGGAGGAAGGACTCCTCTCAGCTCTGCTTTATACAATCTTTTGCTTTTAGCCAATAGAGAGAGAATGAAAGACAAGTCCGTCAAAGTTAGAGCATTTCTAATAACCGATGGAAAAGCAAACGTTCCCCTCTTTGGCAAGAGAATTAAGGATGAAATCATTGAGCTTGCAAAAGCGTTGAGAAAGAAGGGCATTGAGCTTAACATTTACGATACAAATGGCAAGGGAATAAACCCGGGGATTTCCTATGTTCCAGTTTTGAAGGAAGTCGCGAACGCTAAAGTGTTTAAGGTATAA
- the mobA gene encoding molybdenum cofactor guanylyltransferase MobA: MIGVILAGGKSNRFGEEKLLYNVNGKALIAYTIERLLKSKSIEEVVIITLQERKDKFKDLGVRILIDKLEIGPIGGIYTALVKLGDVFIAAGDMPNINPEFVNYIIKEFHKFRPMACVPLWANGYLEPLHAAYSQEFLPVLENQIKKGEYMLGKAIRNAKTCYIQIESLPLEWRESLFNINTKRDLKKFKGASRE; this comes from the coding sequence GTGATTGGTGTAATACTTGCTGGAGGTAAATCAAACAGGTTTGGAGAGGAGAAACTTCTGTATAACGTGAACGGAAAAGCTTTAATTGCCTACACAATCGAGAGACTCCTGAAATCAAAATCAATAGAAGAAGTAGTTATAATAACATTGCAAGAAAGAAAGGACAAATTTAAGGATCTCGGAGTTAGGATTCTCATTGATAAACTTGAGATAGGTCCCATTGGAGGGATCTATACAGCTTTGGTCAAGCTGGGGGATGTGTTTATAGCAGCAGGCGATATGCCCAATATAAATCCAGAGTTCGTAAACTATATTATAAAAGAATTCCACAAATTTAGGCCTATGGCCTGCGTTCCTTTATGGGCAAATGGCTACCTTGAGCCCCTCCATGCTGCTTATTCCCAGGAATTCTTACCTGTTCTTGAAAATCAGATAAAAAAGGGAGAGTATATGTTGGGGAAAGCCATAAGAAATGCAAAGACATGCTATATTCAAATAGAATCCCTCCCTCTTGAATGGAGAGAGAGTCTTTTCAATATAAACACAAAAAGAGACTTAAAAAAGTTTAAAGGCGCTTCGAGAGAATAA
- a CDS encoding GNAT family N-acetyltransferase: protein MNIRIAKLEDAKGIVEVHCSGVEKWIKKDDNREATYEELSIKDRYLHGGPWMSIETCAVHLNSLLLEGQIPIVAETNGKIIGNAELLISEEPIVGKIRRIAHLDILEVHRDFRRKGVGKRIVTFVENIARERGCELLTVVPEKSAIGFYTKLGIDNVLFQGYFVEFELSLFSDQEETPDLFEFSWKEIKNKEMVVGRFQSSYHHWFTAFKDRLAGIDDAVYFESGKLGESYYILEEAIYSNLIVTAYMWGQEKDFPLLLNRAKNLGFTKLRTIVEENLIKEFNPKILDKMIILSKRL, encoded by the coding sequence ATGAATATCAGGATAGCAAAGCTTGAAGATGCAAAGGGGATAGTTGAAGTACACTGTTCAGGTGTTGAAAAGTGGATTAAGAAAGACGATAATAGGGAAGCGACTTATGAAGAACTCAGTATAAAAGACCGCTATCTGCATGGTGGTCCATGGATGAGTATTGAAACCTGCGCTGTTCATTTAAATAGCCTTCTCTTGGAAGGTCAGATTCCTATAGTGGCGGAGACAAATGGGAAAATTATTGGAAATGCTGAGCTTTTGATAAGCGAAGAGCCAATAGTCGGTAAAATTAGAAGAATAGCTCATCTAGATATTCTGGAAGTTCATAGGGATTTTAGGAGAAAAGGGGTAGGAAAGAGAATTGTAACCTTTGTAGAAAATATAGCAAGGGAAAGAGGGTGTGAGCTTTTGACAGTAGTACCTGAAAAGAGTGCTATTGGTTTTTATACAAAACTTGGGATTGATAATGTGCTCTTTCAGGGCTATTTTGTTGAGTTTGAACTCTCTCTTTTTTCAGACCAAGAAGAAACCCCTGATTTATTTGAGTTTTCATGGAAAGAAATTAAAAATAAAGAGATGGTCGTAGGGAGATTTCAGAGCTCTTATCATCATTGGTTTACGGCATTTAAAGATAGACTGGCAGGTATAGATGATGCAGTTTATTTCGAAAGTGGGAAGTTGGGAGAGTCCTATTATATCCTTGAGGAGGCCATTTACAGTAATTTGATAGTCACTGCATATATGTGGGGGCAGGAGAAGGACTTTCCTCTCTTATTAAACAGGGCAAAAAACCTAGGTTTCACAAAGCTTCGTACAATAGTTGAAGAGAACCTAATAAAAGAATTCAACCCAAAGATTTTGGACAAAATGATTATTCTCTCGAAGCGCCTTTAA
- a CDS encoding lipopolysaccharide assembly protein LapB encodes MEEVLKAIQEKECEKVATLLYYKADELTEDELKIVLEKTEKLALECKDYELYKLVVYYSLEFLEVDKIKDFEELVEKDGSFEAKYHLADLYYLLGELEKSIELYRELLEEETEKGNLENIAKVYYNMGLIHEELLEYEKALELMSKAEKVFEELGKKEEIVHIRIHKAYITFEIGEVPKAKAELAEVLSEARGNNQLVAQVHLVFEEIFEEKDNYDAALHECLYAMLYGRGTEYFDIAFDSLIDVLWQILMEDKFDVIYNNLDMFARAFPDMKEFFEGVKVVALYKDGKIGREEVSGYITKIKDRRLLDLLEFLSEAEP; translated from the coding sequence ATGGAAGAAGTACTTAAAGCAATTCAGGAAAAAGAATGCGAAAAAGTAGCAACGTTGCTCTATTACAAAGCAGATGAGTTAACTGAAGACGAACTAAAGATTGTTCTAGAGAAAACTGAGAAACTCGCATTAGAGTGTAAGGATTACGAACTCTATAAACTGGTTGTCTACTATTCTCTCGAGTTTCTTGAGGTTGATAAGATTAAGGACTTTGAAGAATTGGTTGAGAAAGATGGAAGTTTTGAGGCCAAATATCATCTTGCTGATTTGTATTATCTATTAGGTGAGCTTGAAAAATCAATTGAGCTTTACAGAGAACTGCTTGAAGAGGAAACTGAAAAAGGAAACCTTGAGAATATTGCAAAAGTTTACTACAACATGGGTCTTATCCATGAGGAACTTTTGGAGTATGAAAAAGCTCTAGAACTTATGAGCAAAGCTGAAAAGGTCTTTGAGGAACTTGGGAAGAAGGAGGAGATTGTTCATATTAGAATTCACAAGGCATATATAACATTTGAAATAGGAGAGGTCCCAAAAGCAAAGGCGGAACTGGCAGAAGTACTTTCCGAGGCGCGTGGGAATAATCAGTTAGTAGCCCAGGTGCATCTGGTCTTTGAGGAAATCTTCGAAGAAAAAGATAATTATGATGCAGCTTTACATGAGTGCCTTTATGCGATGTTGTATGGGAGAGGTACAGAGTATTTCGACATTGCATTTGATTCATTAATCGATGTTCTCTGGCAGATATTAATGGAAGACAAATTTGATGTGATATACAACAATCTAGATATGTTCGCTAGGGCCTTTCCAGATATGAAAGAGTTCTTTGAAGGTGTAAAGGTTGTTGCCTTATACAAGGACGGAAAAATAGGAAGAGAAGAAGTAAGCGGATATATAACAAAGATTAAAGACAGGAGACTCCTAGATCTACTTGAGTTCTTAAGCGAAGCTGAGCCCTGA
- a CDS encoding DUF257 family protein, whose amino-acid sequence MWEILDKIKPGEIVLVEYSSNMNPTRILHDIIKWAKSKEYQVLITDMYNLVELHTYRMKMEGLDMEVLKWAKIIEIGRHEPSVGEVIKFIPVDRELLALLAEYKEVYEEFVSKNFTVVLFFGLERYMLFKNEVMSFVSILERFLGDTRRISIYFVNRDVLTNISPDPLPLLEELATTIMKFQKEAKKIKFTINKALNPELEGYEECY is encoded by the coding sequence ATGTGGGAGATACTCGACAAAATAAAACCTGGTGAGATTGTACTGGTCGAGTACTCTTCAAACATGAATCCCACCAGAATTCTTCATGATATTATCAAATGGGCCAAGAGCAAAGAATATCAGGTCTTAATCACAGACATGTACAATCTAGTAGAGCTCCATACTTATCGCATGAAAATGGAAGGATTGGACATGGAAGTATTAAAATGGGCAAAAATCATAGAGATCGGGCGACATGAGCCCTCAGTAGGAGAGGTAATAAAGTTCATTCCTGTGGATAGAGAATTATTAGCATTATTAGCAGAGTATAAAGAAGTTTATGAGGAGTTTGTGAGTAAAAACTTTACCGTCGTCCTATTTTTTGGACTAGAAAGATACATGCTATTCAAAAATGAAGTTATGTCTTTTGTAAGTATTCTTGAGAGATTCTTAGGAGACACACGAAGAATATCAATATACTTTGTAAACAGAGACGTTCTAACAAACATTTCTCCTGATCCCCTCCCCTTGCTTGAAGAACTTGCCACGACTATAATGAAATTCCAGAAAGAGGCAAAAAAGATCAAGTTCACTATTAATAAAGCATTAAACCCCGAACTTGAGGGATACGAGGAATGTTATTAA
- a CDS encoding ribonuclease Z, whose translation MLEVIFLGTGGIMPNKERNVPAIALKYKGEIILWDIGEGTLRQFNIAKLSPMKIDKIFITHFHGDHYLGLMSFIQTMSLWNRERPLHIYGPKYTFEFVQNYLKSGFFRPGFEIHIHELGEARLKFGDYEIWSFKVEHGVPALGYVFKEKEKRGSFDIEKIRELGLIPGPWMKKLEKEGRVEIDGRIIHLEEVTGKPKKGVKVVYTGDTEPCERVKLFSEKADLLIHEATYIDKADRNESYHSTVPEACEIAKKAKVKLLALFHRAPRYTYEEYCTRAREVCNYKFIIPKDFDVIKVGERYELSSIR comes from the coding sequence ATGCTTGAAGTAATTTTCCTTGGGACTGGAGGCATAATGCCAAATAAAGAGAGAAATGTTCCTGCTATAGCTTTAAAATATAAGGGCGAGATAATACTATGGGATATTGGAGAAGGCACATTACGACAGTTCAATATCGCCAAGCTGAGTCCAATGAAGATCGACAAGATTTTCATAACTCATTTTCATGGCGATCACTATCTTGGCTTGATGAGCTTTATTCAAACCATGAGCTTATGGAATAGGGAAAGGCCACTTCATATCTATGGCCCAAAATATACTTTTGAATTCGTACAGAATTATTTAAAAAGTGGATTTTTCAGGCCAGGGTTTGAAATTCACATTCATGAGCTTGGAGAAGCTAGATTAAAGTTCGGGGACTATGAAATATGGAGTTTTAAAGTTGAACATGGTGTCCCTGCTTTGGGATATGTATTTAAAGAAAAGGAGAAGAGAGGGAGTTTTGATATTGAAAAGATTAGAGAGCTCGGACTAATCCCAGGCCCTTGGATGAAGAAGCTTGAAAAAGAAGGAAGAGTAGAAATTGATGGCAGAATAATACACCTTGAAGAAGTGACTGGAAAGCCCAAAAAAGGAGTAAAAGTAGTATATACCGGAGACACCGAACCATGTGAGAGAGTGAAGCTTTTTTCAGAAAAAGCTGATCTACTGATACACGAAGCCACATATATAGATAAAGCAGACAGAAACGAGAGTTATCACTCAACAGTTCCTGAAGCTTGTGAAATAGCAAAAAAAGCCAAAGTGAAACTTTTAGCCCTCTTCCATAGAGCACCTAGATACACTTATGAAGAGTACTGTACGAGAGCACGTGAAGTATGCAACTACAAATTTATAATTCCAAAGGACTTTGATGTCATTAAAGTTGGTGAGAGGTATGAGCTATCTTCGATACGTTAA
- a CDS encoding TraB domain-containing protein: MSYLRYVKIIGTMHVSPRSREEVRQLILKENPDAIAIELDKQRFYALKSSKKLTFQEALKLGRKALLAYILMKVEEKIGEEFGMKPGGEMEEAIQMAGFLRIPLYLIDEDIQIIMGKLLKAPFREKLFLLIESALVFFPIVPIEGESENIMESYKIMMHRFKTRYPYLFKVLVEERNEIMAKHLKFIVDELKKAGIKKPKVIAVVGLGHKKGIERILNSYKEQKDLLNKKTNLHW; this comes from the coding sequence ATGAGCTATCTTCGATACGTTAAGATCATCGGAACTATGCACGTGTCTCCAAGGAGTAGGGAAGAAGTCAGGCAGTTGATCCTAAAGGAAAATCCTGATGCCATAGCTATTGAACTCGACAAACAACGATTCTATGCCCTCAAATCTTCTAAAAAACTCACGTTTCAAGAAGCCTTGAAACTTGGAAGAAAAGCCCTTTTGGCTTACATTCTAATGAAAGTTGAAGAGAAAATTGGAGAAGAGTTTGGAATGAAGCCCGGTGGAGAAATGGAAGAAGCTATTCAAATGGCAGGTTTTCTAAGAATTCCCCTTTATCTGATCGACGAGGATATACAAATAATCATGGGGAAGCTTTTAAAAGCTCCGTTTAGGGAGAAACTCTTTCTTCTAATTGAAAGTGCTTTAGTGTTCTTTCCAATAGTCCCCATTGAGGGAGAGTCAGAAAACATTATGGAAAGCTACAAAATAATGATGCATCGTTTTAAAACAAGATATCCCTATTTGTTTAAAGTTCTAGTAGAGGAAAGGAACGAAATAATGGCAAAACATCTCAAATTTATTGTAGATGAGCTCAAAAAGGCGGGTATCAAAAAGCCTAAAGTAATCGCCGTAGTTGGCCTAGGACATAAAAAAGGAATAGAGAGAATCTTAAATTCATATAAAGAGCAAAAAGATTTATTAAATAAAAAAACAAATCTACACTGGTGA
- a CDS encoding Lrp/AsnC family transcriptional regulator: MKLIEEVLVMDLDHDEILVLKTVFKGKLDDLDIKIYQALREDGRISDTKIAEKLGISITTVRRRRLRLQEEGILQIIGLLLLRAADAAYADVLVKLNQQIRIEEINEFIHEAMKNPRIYEVTMYLGGDYDLLLRFFETNLERLRYHVDKFLRNHKVVEKYSVYPAIGSPKAWYKSFKLKF, translated from the coding sequence ATGAAATTAATCGAGGAGGTTCTAGTTATGGATCTAGATCATGACGAAATCTTAGTTCTAAAAACAGTTTTTAAAGGAAAATTAGATGATTTGGATATAAAAATATACCAAGCATTAAGAGAGGATGGGCGAATAAGTGATACCAAAATTGCAGAAAAGCTTGGCATTTCTATAACTACAGTTAGGCGGAGACGATTACGACTCCAAGAGGAGGGAATATTACAAATAATCGGTCTCCTGCTTTTGAGAGCGGCTGATGCTGCATATGCTGATGTCTTGGTTAAATTGAACCAACAAATCCGAATTGAAGAGATCAACGAATTTATTCATGAAGCAATGAAAAATCCCAGAATATACGAAGTAACCATGTATCTTGGAGGAGATTATGACCTTCTGTTAAGATTTTTTGAAACTAATCTTGAGCGACTTAGGTATCATGTGGATAAATTCCTTAGGAATCACAAAGTAGTAGAGAAATACAGTGTTTATCCCGCAATAGGAAGTCCGAAAGCATGGTACAAATCATTTAAATTGAAATTTTAA